A section of the Zavarzinella sp. genome encodes:
- a CDS encoding DMT family protein, translated as MSPIVKFVVLLTFSNLFMTFAWYAHLKEMNQKPWILAALFSWGIALFEYLLQVPANRIGHTALNVGQLKMVQEVITLMVFIPFSVFYLKEQLRWDYLWAALCLCCAVFFVFRTKLFS; from the coding sequence ATGTCGCCGATTGTAAAATTTGTGGTGTTGCTTACCTTTTCCAATCTGTTCATGACTTTCGCGTGGTATGCCCACCTGAAGGAAATGAACCAGAAACCATGGATTCTGGCCGCACTATTCAGTTGGGGAATTGCGTTATTTGAATACCTGCTGCAGGTGCCTGCAAACCGCATCGGGCACACAGCATTGAACGTGGGCCAACTGAAAATGGTTCAGGAAGTGATTACTTTGATGGTTTTCATACCATTTTCCGTTTTTTATCTGAAAGAACAGCTCAGGTGGGACTACCTGTGGGCAGCACTCTGCCTGTGTTGTGCTGTATTTTTTGTCTTCCGCACCAAATTATTTAGTTGA
- a CDS encoding diadenylate cyclase, whose translation MGIAKQTASLLDAARDIARAIPADAVLVLTEMNLDWNAVYSHLKGCKVLVATEEEALREKLRSNPDLDLIELDREPVPQRERLSLALLKAVTTGHLKPGSHLVVVYNGIATPEDLPEPIDSISLIHLSEHLEQMTLQDLRELQTGIPVETLRLVINLCTEIGREGREGKPVGTIMVVGDTRKVLSMSRPLNYNPFKGYSKEDRDLRRKWVRESIKDLAQLDGAILIDADGCAVAGCLSLETDKKGLDVGKGFGTRHLAAAGISKKANCVAMCVSQSSGTLRIYYEGKEVMHIEPLNRPHIWQPLRIEALEEPNMPNTDDNAPPSVN comes from the coding sequence ATGGGCATTGCAAAACAAACGGCTTCTTTGCTGGATGCCGCTCGAGATATTGCTCGTGCAATTCCGGCAGATGCAGTGCTGGTCCTTACCGAAATGAACCTGGATTGGAATGCCGTTTACTCCCACCTGAAGGGGTGTAAAGTTCTGGTGGCCACCGAAGAGGAGGCTCTTCGTGAGAAATTACGCAGTAATCCTGACCTCGATCTGATTGAACTGGATCGGGAGCCAGTCCCACAGCGGGAACGGTTGAGCCTGGCTCTGTTGAAAGCGGTGACCACGGGGCACCTGAAACCTGGCTCCCACCTGGTGGTGGTGTATAACGGGATCGCCACGCCGGAAGATTTACCAGAACCGATCGACAGCATCAGTTTAATTCACCTCAGTGAGCACCTGGAACAGATGACCCTGCAGGATCTGCGAGAGTTACAGACTGGGATTCCGGTGGAAACATTACGACTGGTGATTAACCTGTGCACCGAAATTGGCCGCGAAGGCCGCGAAGGCAAGCCAGTAGGCACCATTATGGTGGTTGGGGACACCAGAAAAGTGTTAAGCATGTCCCGCCCACTGAATTACAACCCATTCAAAGGATACAGCAAAGAAGACCGAGATCTGCGTCGAAAGTGGGTCCGAGAATCGATCAAGGATCTGGCACAATTAGATGGTGCCATCTTGATTGATGCGGATGGTTGTGCGGTGGCAGGCTGCCTGTCGCTGGAAACCGACAAAAAAGGCCTTGATGTGGGCAAAGGCTTTGGCACCAGGCACCTGGCGGCGGCGGGCATTAGCAAAAAGGCAAATTGTGTGGCGATGTGTGTCAGCCAGTCTTCGGGTACATTACGAATTTATTACGAAGGGAAAGAGGTAATGCACATCGAACCGCTCAATCGACCACATATCTGGCAACCGTTGCGCATTGAGGCACTGGAAGAACCAAACATGCCCAATACAGACGATAATGCCCCACCTTCTGTGAACTGA
- a CDS encoding PSD1 and planctomycete cytochrome C domain-containing protein — MKLSLICVLTVICCSWAEEKPLPKLPTASTSKVDFASDVWPIFQQHCIKCHHAAKQSGGFSLQTRESVNAGGDTGKVYVPNKSSESRLIHLVAGQDADSKMPPEGPALSAKEIGILRAWIDQGSAWDDTVSKNAASASKSNHWAFQPVKAVPPPVVRQQAWVQNEIDSFVLAKLESQQIQPSPRANDATLFRRVSLDLVGFTPTEQEIAAFQERYGPLAYEHFVDSLLASPHYGEKWARHWLDAARYADSDGYEKDTGRPWAWRFRDWLIDALNNDLPYDKFVTHQLAGDLIPGGSIQHQIATGFHRNTLTNKEGGVDQEEFRVAAVVDRVNTTATVFLGLTMACCQCHDHKYDPVSQREYYQLFAFFNHDVEKDLPAPTSPLLGKLPPPANKKTPNPLAPTLAMGKSRPTHLLIRGDFLRKGVEVVPGTPKILPPAEKQPQTRLDLANWIISKNNPLSRRVLVNWIWSKLFGRGIVATTDDFGLRGEKPSHPELLDYLADYLLRNADSMKKLQRLIVLSSTYQQSSAVRPDLTAIDPDNRLLARQSRVRLPAELLRDNALRSSGLLSQQIGGPSIRPPQPPGISELTYANSARWVESRGAERYQRGLYIWFQRTSPYPMLMTFDSPDGNVCAIKRERSNTPLQALTLLNDRVFVEAAHALARTLTTSDRSVLIPTMFASVLGRSPTAAELTRLDRFYTSAQQMLSSDQTKLTELLEQKTITPESVELGARFLLARVLFNLDEFVTRE; from the coding sequence ATGAAACTCTCCCTGATTTGCGTACTCACAGTGATCTGCTGCAGTTGGGCGGAAGAAAAGCCACTTCCAAAACTGCCAACTGCCAGCACCAGCAAGGTAGATTTTGCCAGCGATGTCTGGCCAATCTTTCAACAACACTGCATCAAATGCCACCACGCAGCGAAGCAGTCTGGTGGGTTTTCGCTGCAAACTCGCGAATCTGTGAACGCTGGTGGGGATACAGGGAAGGTTTATGTACCGAACAAAAGCAGTGAAAGCAGACTGATTCATCTTGTTGCAGGGCAAGATGCGGATAGCAAAATGCCCCCAGAAGGACCCGCACTATCGGCGAAAGAAATCGGTATCCTGCGTGCGTGGATTGATCAGGGTTCCGCCTGGGATGATACGGTTTCCAAGAATGCCGCAAGTGCCTCTAAATCCAACCACTGGGCATTTCAACCAGTGAAAGCAGTTCCCCCACCTGTTGTGCGGCAACAAGCGTGGGTACAAAATGAAATCGATTCGTTTGTTCTTGCGAAATTAGAATCACAGCAGATACAACCATCGCCTCGTGCCAACGATGCAACTCTTTTTCGGCGTGTTTCGCTGGATCTGGTGGGATTTACTCCCACTGAACAGGAAATTGCCGCCTTCCAGGAACGATATGGGCCTCTCGCTTACGAGCACTTTGTGGATTCCCTGTTGGCATCTCCCCATTATGGTGAAAAGTGGGCCAGACACTGGCTGGATGCTGCCCGCTATGCTGATTCGGACGGATACGAAAAAGATACCGGACGACCGTGGGCCTGGCGTTTCCGCGATTGGTTGATTGATGCACTGAATAATGACCTGCCATATGACAAGTTTGTCACCCACCAACTTGCTGGTGATTTGATTCCTGGTGGTTCAATTCAGCACCAGATTGCAACGGGCTTCCATCGGAATACCCTCACTAACAAAGAAGGCGGGGTCGATCAGGAAGAATTTCGCGTTGCAGCCGTCGTTGATCGCGTCAATACCACTGCAACGGTGTTTCTGGGTTTGACGATGGCGTGTTGCCAGTGCCACGACCACAAGTATGACCCTGTTTCGCAGCGGGAGTACTACCAATTATTTGCATTTTTTAATCACGATGTGGAAAAAGATCTTCCCGCCCCCACATCACCGTTGTTGGGTAAATTGCCCCCACCTGCAAATAAGAAAACACCCAATCCACTGGCACCCACCTTAGCAATGGGCAAATCGCGTCCCACCCACCTGTTGATTCGGGGTGATTTTCTCCGGAAAGGAGTTGAAGTGGTTCCGGGCACACCAAAAATCCTTCCACCTGCCGAAAAACAACCGCAGACACGATTGGACCTTGCAAACTGGATTATCTCAAAAAATAATCCCCTTTCCCGTCGCGTACTGGTGAACTGGATCTGGTCCAAGTTGTTTGGGAGGGGCATTGTTGCAACAACAGACGATTTTGGCCTTCGTGGGGAAAAACCATCCCACCCGGAGTTACTTGATTACCTGGCTGATTATTTATTGCGAAACGCCGATTCAATGAAAAAACTGCAACGGCTGATCGTACTTTCAAGCACTTATCAGCAAAGTTCAGCGGTGCGACCAGATCTGACGGCAATTGATCCAGATAACCGACTCCTGGCTCGTCAATCCCGTGTCCGCTTGCCGGCAGAATTATTACGGGATAATGCACTGCGATCTTCCGGGCTGCTATCTCAGCAGATCGGTGGACCCAGCATCCGCCCACCCCAACCACCTGGGATTTCGGAACTGACCTACGCCAACAGTGCCCGATGGGTAGAATCTCGTGGCGCTGAACGGTACCAGCGTGGGCTATACATCTGGTTTCAACGGACCAGCCCGTATCCAATGCTGATGACCTTCGACAGTCCGGATGGGAACGTTTGTGCCATCAAACGAGAGCGATCCAATACTCCCCTGCAGGCGCTGACCCTGTTAAATGACCGTGTTTTTGTTGAAGCCGCTCATGCGCTAGCGAGGACTCTCACCACCAGTGATCGATCGGTGCTGATTCCCACAATGTTTGCCAGCGTGCTGGGTCGCTCTCCCACGGCAGCAGAATTAACTCGGCTGGATCGGTTTTACACTTCTGCACAGCAAATGCTTTCCAGCGATCAGACAAAATTGACTGAATTGCTGGAACAGAAAACGATCACACCAGAATCTGTTGAACTTGGAGCACGGTTTTTGCTGGCACGGGTCTTATTCAATCTCGATGAATTCGTCACAAGAGAATAA
- a CDS encoding SCO family protein codes for MLNRLLIPPLIVGFLFLISCDDTSPRTASSLPPREDPGYIVPAFTLTERSGKQVTREDLRGKIWLAGFVFTRCTGPCPQVSATMAQLQTKLKDVSAFRLVTFTVDPVRDQPEELKKYAENFRADADRWLFLTGKEETIQKLLDEGFHIHADRVPNAKPGEEYDHSTKLMVVDHAGVVRGVFDGIRSPSSANAEQEYNDNLAAIEALVRKLNHRE; via the coding sequence TTGTTGAATCGGTTACTGATCCCGCCACTGATCGTGGGATTTTTATTTCTCATCAGTTGTGACGACACCTCGCCACGAACTGCCAGTTCGTTGCCTCCACGAGAAGATCCTGGTTATATCGTGCCCGCCTTCACCCTGACAGAGCGGAGTGGCAAGCAGGTCACTCGAGAAGATTTGCGAGGTAAAATCTGGCTGGCTGGGTTTGTCTTTACCCGCTGTACTGGCCCATGCCCACAGGTTTCAGCAACAATGGCACAACTGCAAACCAAATTGAAAGATGTATCCGCTTTTCGATTGGTAACTTTTACCGTCGATCCAGTGCGGGATCAGCCAGAAGAACTGAAGAAGTACGCGGAAAATTTTCGAGCTGACGCTGATCGCTGGCTCTTTTTAACAGGCAAAGAGGAAACAATCCAGAAATTACTGGATGAAGGCTTTCATATTCATGCCGATCGGGTGCCCAATGCCAAGCCGGGTGAAGAATATGATCACAGCACCAAATTAATGGTGGTGGATCATGCTGGTGTCGTTCGTGGGGTGTTTGATGGCATCCGTTCCCCAAGTTCTGCAAATGCCGAACAGGAATATAATGACAACTTGGCTGCGATTGAGGCTCTTGTACGCAAATTGAACCATCGAGAGTAA
- a CDS encoding YifB family Mg chelatase-like AAA ATPase: MLAKLNTFALVGIDAVPVEIEVDNTPSSMPKTVLVGLPEAAVRESVHRIERALCNLDFHLPEGRTIINLAPGDLRKEASAFDLPIALGLLVATRQIRPEDLEQYACIGELSLDGGLRPIKGALSMAITCRDRGIRKLIVPAANAREAAVVPEVEVFGFTALNDAVGLITGKIPFEPTPSGMGDITPKLNRYDVDFSDVRGQESAKRALVVAAAGFHNVLMIGSPGTGKTMLARRLATILPPLTPNESLETTRIYSAIGRLPAGESLLTARPFRSPHHTISDAGMVGGGHVPGPGEISLAHHGVLFLDELPEFNRRSLEVLRQPLEEGKVTISRALNSSTFPANFLLVASMNPCPCGYMGDPKHVCKCSPIQIEKYMGRISGPLLDRIDIHIEVPAVAFGELSAQADGTKSEVMRESVDRSREVQEKRFGLGSSITNSRMNTKQLRKYCVLDEEGKTILQTAMEQLGLSARAHDRILRLARTIADLEDSDNITSAHIAEAISYRTLDRRLWQR, translated from the coding sequence GATCGAACGGGCACTCTGCAATCTGGATTTCCATCTGCCAGAAGGCCGTACCATCATCAATCTGGCACCTGGAGATTTAAGAAAAGAAGCAAGTGCCTTCGATTTACCGATTGCGCTTGGCCTGCTGGTAGCAACGCGGCAAATTCGCCCGGAAGATCTGGAGCAATATGCCTGTATTGGCGAACTTTCGCTCGATGGTGGGCTGAGACCAATCAAAGGTGCCCTTTCCATGGCGATCACTTGCAGAGATCGTGGGATTCGCAAATTGATCGTTCCTGCGGCAAATGCCCGTGAAGCTGCCGTGGTTCCAGAAGTGGAAGTGTTTGGCTTTACCGCACTGAACGATGCAGTGGGGCTGATTACAGGCAAAATTCCCTTTGAACCCACACCAAGTGGCATGGGAGATATCACACCGAAACTGAATCGGTATGATGTCGATTTTTCTGATGTGCGTGGGCAGGAATCTGCAAAGCGAGCACTGGTGGTAGCTGCTGCGGGCTTTCACAATGTCCTGATGATCGGTTCCCCTGGTACAGGGAAAACCATGCTTGCCAGACGCCTGGCAACAATCTTACCCCCACTGACACCGAATGAAAGTCTGGAAACCACACGAATCTACAGTGCCATTGGCAGACTGCCTGCAGGTGAATCTCTGTTAACTGCCAGACCGTTCCGGTCGCCTCACCATACGATCAGCGATGCAGGAATGGTGGGGGGTGGCCATGTACCCGGCCCAGGCGAGATATCATTGGCCCACCATGGGGTACTTTTTCTCGACGAACTGCCGGAATTTAACCGCCGTAGCCTTGAAGTGTTAAGGCAACCACTGGAAGAAGGAAAGGTGACGATTTCACGTGCATTAAATTCCAGCACCTTTCCAGCAAATTTTCTTCTGGTTGCCAGCATGAATCCCTGTCCATGTGGATATATGGGCGATCCGAAACATGTCTGTAAATGTTCACCGATCCAGATCGAAAAATATATGGGCAGGATCAGTGGTCCTCTGCTGGATCGAATCGATATTCACATTGAAGTGCCTGCTGTTGCCTTTGGTGAACTGTCGGCACAGGCGGATGGCACAAAAAGTGAAGTGATGCGGGAAAGTGTGGATCGTTCGCGTGAAGTGCAGGAAAAACGTTTCGGACTTGGCTCCAGCATCACCAATTCGCGGATGAATACCAAGCAGTTACGCAAATACTGCGTACTGGATGAAGAAGGAAAAACGATCCTTCAGACTGCAATGGAACAACTGGGATTATCAGCGCGTGCCCACGATCGAATTTTGCGTCTTGCCAGAACGATTGCAGACCTGGAAGACAGTGACAACATTACATCTGCCCATATTGCCGAAGCAATCAGTTACCGCACCCTGGATCGACGATTATGGCAACGTTGA
- the lipA gene encoding lipoyl synthase: MLQLPLLDQETSTPSRHRLPAWLKRPLPKGNENFFTQNLLDDLNLETVCENARCPNRPECYSRRTATFMILGNVCTRPCGFCSTPRGVTEEIQDDEPARVAEAALRLGLKHVVITSVTRDDLEDGGAEHFYRCILEVRKRTGSAVEVLTPDFMGNRQAIDRVIQATPEVYNHNLETVPRLYRKVRGRADYQRSLDLLKQVKDTNPGIITKTGLMLGIGETIEELFDVIADVRAIECDVLTLGQYLAPTLKHIPVARFLEPAEFDEIAHRARKFGFKQVVAGPFVRSSYHADEMVDHLQTQPSDSSCSS; encoded by the coding sequence ATGCTGCAGCTACCACTTTTGGATCAGGAAACCTCCACACCGTCTCGGCACCGCTTACCAGCGTGGTTAAAGCGCCCATTGCCGAAGGGAAATGAGAATTTCTTCACACAAAATTTGCTGGATGACCTGAATCTTGAGACTGTATGTGAAAATGCCCGCTGTCCCAACCGCCCCGAGTGCTATTCCCGCCGTACTGCAACATTTATGATTCTGGGTAACGTTTGCACCCGACCGTGCGGCTTCTGCTCCACCCCACGTGGGGTGACGGAAGAGATCCAGGACGATGAACCAGCACGCGTAGCCGAAGCGGCACTGCGGCTGGGGCTGAAGCATGTAGTGATCACCTCGGTTACCCGCGATGACCTTGAAGACGGTGGTGCGGAACATTTCTACCGTTGCATCCTGGAGGTGCGGAAACGGACTGGTTCTGCAGTAGAAGTGCTAACACCTGACTTTATGGGTAATCGGCAGGCGATTGATCGCGTAATTCAAGCCACGCCAGAAGTTTACAACCATAATCTGGAAACAGTGCCCAGGTTATATCGGAAAGTCCGTGGTAGAGCAGATTACCAGCGTTCCTTAGACCTGCTGAAACAGGTGAAAGACACAAATCCAGGCATTATCACCAAAACCGGTCTGATGCTGGGAATCGGTGAAACGATCGAAGAGCTTTTTGATGTGATCGCCGATGTGCGTGCAATTGAGTGCGATGTGCTGACCCTGGGACAGTATCTGGCACCCACGTTAAAGCACATTCCAGTTGCACGGTTTCTGGAACCCGCAGAATTTGATGAAATTGCCCACCGTGCCCGCAAGTTTGGTTTCAAACAGGTTGTTGCGGGTCCTTTTGTCCGTTCCAGCTACCACGCTGATGAAATGGTAGACCATCTTCAAACTCAGCCCTCAGATTCATCATGTTCTTCGTGA
- a CDS encoding alpha/beta hydrolase, which translates to MYKQIFMVFSLFFILNGQIFAQRPAQKNYPPDLPGSKEITYKTVGETTLKLYMYTPKDHSPNQPRMAVVFFFGGGWSSGTPKQFEQQCLTLAKHGYVAITVDYRVASRHQVKPTECVADAKSAIRYVRSHAKVLGILPNKIVAAGGSAGGHLAASTALLPGLDDPKDDKNVSSVPNAVVMFNPAVIIAPVVDFNEKTFGGNRDAKSLGCEPKAISPFHHVGKNLPPMIIFHGKGDTTVPYRTVELFQEEMKKFPGNRCELVGYEGQPHGFFNYGRNENKYYEDTTQKMLKFLETLEK; encoded by the coding sequence ATGTACAAGCAAATTTTTATGGTTTTTAGCCTGTTCTTCATTCTGAATGGCCAAATTTTCGCACAGCGGCCCGCGCAAAAAAACTATCCACCTGACCTGCCAGGATCCAAAGAGATCACCTACAAAACGGTTGGGGAAACCACCTTGAAACTCTATATGTACACACCAAAGGACCATTCACCAAATCAGCCCAGAATGGCAGTGGTCTTCTTTTTTGGTGGTGGCTGGAGTTCCGGCACACCGAAACAGTTTGAGCAACAATGCCTGACACTTGCCAAACATGGCTATGTCGCGATCACTGTGGATTACCGCGTTGCCAGTCGGCATCAGGTGAAGCCCACTGAGTGCGTCGCCGATGCCAAATCCGCCATCCGTTATGTTCGCTCCCACGCCAAAGTACTGGGTATCCTTCCCAACAAAATTGTGGCGGCAGGTGGTTCTGCAGGTGGGCATCTGGCAGCATCGACTGCACTGCTGCCTGGGCTGGATGATCCCAAAGATGATAAAAATGTCAGTTCTGTACCTAATGCCGTTGTCATGTTCAACCCAGCAGTCATCATTGCCCCAGTGGTGGACTTCAATGAAAAAACCTTTGGCGGCAATCGAGATGCAAAATCGCTCGGATGCGAACCAAAAGCGATTTCACCTTTTCATCATGTTGGGAAAAATCTGCCACCGATGATCATTTTTCATGGGAAAGGTGACACCACAGTGCCATACCGCACCGTCGAATTATTTCAGGAGGAAATGAAAAAATTTCCGGGCAATCGGTGCGAATTAGTGGGATACGAAGGCCAACCGCACGGATTTTTCAATTATGGGCGGAACGAAAACAAATACTATGAAGACACAACGCAAAAGATGCTGAAATTTCTGGAAACGCTGGAAAAATAA